In Hirundo rustica isolate bHirRus1 chromosome 4, bHirRus1.pri.v3, whole genome shotgun sequence, a genomic segment contains:
- the POLDIP3 gene encoding polymerase delta-interacting protein 3 isoform X1: MADLSLDELIRKRGVTVKGRLNTRPVFGGVRSRIGIQQNLLNRSSPAVSFQRTFDARQKIGLTDARHKLGVKDAREKLVQKDARFKIKGKVQDAREMLNSRKQQSVAAEKVTKVVDAREKISLKRSTPAAISPAMGTVNPAMKITKTIQQNAPVPGHSHPAGMRINVMNNHTHKQGLYDMEDDDESVSPLPSKQMKITTTNSFLHNSTGLSSNKFSLSKTVPLTKVVQNDSYTAPPEPLPPMRTKALANMSRTLVTKEEPPKEPAPVELAFSPLEGTKMTVNNLHPRVTEEDIVELFCVCGALKRARLVHPGVAEVVFVKKEDAITAYKKYNNRCLDGQPMKCNLHMNGNVITSDQPILLRLSDTPSVKKEGEPCRSSASASSNSAAEVDPETILKALFKSSGVSASVQPTEFKIKL, encoded by the exons ATGGCGGACCTGTCTCTGGACGAGCTCATACGGAAACGCGGTGTGACCGTGAAGGGAAG actTAACACAAGGCCGGTGTTTGGGGGTGTAAGATCTCGCATTGGGATCCAGCAAAATCTTCTGAATAGATCATCACCAGCTGTGAGCTTCCAGCGGACATTTGATGCCCGACAAAAGATAGGACTCACTGATGCCCGGCACAAACTGGGGGTTAAAGATGCCCGAGAAAAACTGGTTCAAAAGGACGCTCGGTTCAAAATcaaagggaaggtgcaggatGCTCGAGAGATGTTGAATTCCCGTAAGCAGCAAAGTGTTGCTGCTGAAAAGGTGACCAAAGTGGTGGATGCCAGAGAGAAGATCAGCTTAAAAAGGAGCACTCCAGCTGCTATCAGCCCAGCTATGGGGACGGTAAATCCAGCCATGAAAATCACCAAAACTATCCAA CAGAACGCTCCAGTTCCTGGACACTCTCATCCAGCAGGAATGAGGATCAATGTGATGAACAATCATACACATAAACAG GGTCTGTATGACATGGAAGATGATGATGAAAGTGTCTCTCCCCTTCCTAGCAAACAGATGAAAATCACCACCACAAACAGTTTCCTTCACAACTCG acTGGTCTGAGCAGCAATAAATTCTCTCTGTCCAAGACTGTTCCCCTGACTAAAGTGGTTCAGAATGATTCATACACAGCTCCACCTGAACCTCTCCCTCCTATGAGGACAAAGGCCTTGGCAAACATGTCCCGGACCTTAGTGACAAAGGAGGAGCCTCCAAAAGAGCCAGCACCTGTTGAG CTAGCGTTCAGTCCTTTGGAAGGCACAAAGATGACCGTAAATAATCTGCATCCTCGAGTCACAGAAGAAGATATTGTT GAGTTATTCTGTGTGTGTGGTGCTCTGAAGCGAGCCCGGCTGGTGCACCCTGGAGTGGCTGAGGTCGTGTTTGTAAAGAAAGAAGATGCTATCACGGCATATAAGAAATACAACAACAGGTGCTTAGATG gtCAACCAATGAAATGCAATCTTCATATGAATGGGAATGTCATCACCTCAGACCAGCCTATATTGCT CCGATTGAGTGATACCCCTTCAGTGAAGAAGGAAGGGGAACCATGCCGGTCAAGTGCAAGCGCCTCCTCAAATTCCGCAGCTGAAGTGGACCCTGAAACTATCTTGAAGGCACTCTTCAAGTCCTCAGGGGTCTCTGCCTCTGTGCAGCCCACAGAATTCAAAATTAAGCTCTGA
- the POLDIP3 gene encoding polymerase delta-interacting protein 3 isoform X2 yields MADLSLDELIRKRGVTVKGRLNTRPVFGGVRSRIGIQQNLLNRSSPAVSFQRTFDARQKIGLTDARHKLGVKDAREKLVQKDARFKIKGKVQDAREMLNSRKQQSVAAEKVTKVVDAREKISLKRSTPAAISPAMGTVNPAMKITKTIQNAPVPGHSHPAGMRINVMNNHTHKQGLYDMEDDDESVSPLPSKQMKITTTNSFLHNSTGLSSNKFSLSKTVPLTKVVQNDSYTAPPEPLPPMRTKALANMSRTLVTKEEPPKEPAPVELAFSPLEGTKMTVNNLHPRVTEEDIVELFCVCGALKRARLVHPGVAEVVFVKKEDAITAYKKYNNRCLDGQPMKCNLHMNGNVITSDQPILLRLSDTPSVKKEGEPCRSSASASSNSAAEVDPETILKALFKSSGVSASVQPTEFKIKL; encoded by the exons ATGGCGGACCTGTCTCTGGACGAGCTCATACGGAAACGCGGTGTGACCGTGAAGGGAAG actTAACACAAGGCCGGTGTTTGGGGGTGTAAGATCTCGCATTGGGATCCAGCAAAATCTTCTGAATAGATCATCACCAGCTGTGAGCTTCCAGCGGACATTTGATGCCCGACAAAAGATAGGACTCACTGATGCCCGGCACAAACTGGGGGTTAAAGATGCCCGAGAAAAACTGGTTCAAAAGGACGCTCGGTTCAAAATcaaagggaaggtgcaggatGCTCGAGAGATGTTGAATTCCCGTAAGCAGCAAAGTGTTGCTGCTGAAAAGGTGACCAAAGTGGTGGATGCCAGAGAGAAGATCAGCTTAAAAAGGAGCACTCCAGCTGCTATCAGCCCAGCTATGGGGACGGTAAATCCAGCCATGAAAATCACCAAAACTATCCAA AACGCTCCAGTTCCTGGACACTCTCATCCAGCAGGAATGAGGATCAATGTGATGAACAATCATACACATAAACAG GGTCTGTATGACATGGAAGATGATGATGAAAGTGTCTCTCCCCTTCCTAGCAAACAGATGAAAATCACCACCACAAACAGTTTCCTTCACAACTCG acTGGTCTGAGCAGCAATAAATTCTCTCTGTCCAAGACTGTTCCCCTGACTAAAGTGGTTCAGAATGATTCATACACAGCTCCACCTGAACCTCTCCCTCCTATGAGGACAAAGGCCTTGGCAAACATGTCCCGGACCTTAGTGACAAAGGAGGAGCCTCCAAAAGAGCCAGCACCTGTTGAG CTAGCGTTCAGTCCTTTGGAAGGCACAAAGATGACCGTAAATAATCTGCATCCTCGAGTCACAGAAGAAGATATTGTT GAGTTATTCTGTGTGTGTGGTGCTCTGAAGCGAGCCCGGCTGGTGCACCCTGGAGTGGCTGAGGTCGTGTTTGTAAAGAAAGAAGATGCTATCACGGCATATAAGAAATACAACAACAGGTGCTTAGATG gtCAACCAATGAAATGCAATCTTCATATGAATGGGAATGTCATCACCTCAGACCAGCCTATATTGCT CCGATTGAGTGATACCCCTTCAGTGAAGAAGGAAGGGGAACCATGCCGGTCAAGTGCAAGCGCCTCCTCAAATTCCGCAGCTGAAGTGGACCCTGAAACTATCTTGAAGGCACTCTTCAAGTCCTCAGGGGTCTCTGCCTCTGTGCAGCCCACAGAATTCAAAATTAAGCTCTGA
- the LUC7L2 gene encoding putative RNA-binding protein Luc7-like 2 isoform X3: protein MDLGECLKVHDLALRADYEIASKDQDFFFELDAMDHLQSFIADCDRRTEVAKKRLAETQEEISAEVAAKAERVHELNEEIGKLLAKVEQLGADGNVEESQKVMDEVEKARVKKREAEEVYRNSMPASSFQQQKLRVCEVCSAYLGLHDNDRRLADHFGGKLHLGFIEIREKLEELRRIVADKQEKRNQERLKRREEREREEREKLRRSRSHSKHAKRSRSRDRRRHRSRSASRERKRRTRSKSREKRHRHRSRSTSRSRSRSHHRSRHSSRERSRERSSKKRSSKERSSRDKERSRDRDRTSRDKDRSSRERSPRDFKDKKRSYESANGQSEEPRSSEEREAGEI from the exons ATGGACCTTGGAGAATGCCTGAAAGTGCATGACCTGGCATTAAGGGCAGACTATGAAATAGCATCCAAAGATCAAGATTTCTTCTTTGAGCTTGAT GCAATGGACCACCTGCAGTCATTTATTGCAGACTGCGACCGGCGAACAGAAGTGGCTAAGAAAAGACTAGCAGAAACCCAAGAAGAGATCAGTGCTGAAGTTGCTGCTAAA GCTGAAAGAGTTCATGAATTGAATGAAGAAATTGGGAAACTGTTGGCCAAAGTAGAACAGCTTGGAGCTGATGGGAATGTGGAAGAATCTCAAAAAGTAATGGATGAAGTGGAGAAGGCTCGGGTAAAGAAGAGGGAAGCAGAA gaAGTGTACAGGAATTCTATGCCTGCATCTagctttcagcagcagaagctAAGGGTTTGTGAAGTGTGCTCAGCTTATCTTGGTCTTCATGACAATGACCGACGACTTGCTGATCACTTTGGAGGAAAACTACACTTGGGATTTATTGAAATAAGAGAGAAGCTAGAGGAACTCAGG aggaTTGTGGCTGataaacaggagaaaagaaatcaggAACGTCTGAAACgtagagaggagagggaaagagaagaaagggagaaactAAGGAG gTCCAGATCCCACAGCAAGCATGCCAAAAG ATCTAGGTCCCGAGATCGCCGCCGACACCGCTCTCGCTCAGCCTCGcgggaaaggaagagaaggactCGATCCAAATCCCGTGAGAAACGCCACCGCCATAGGTCCCGCTCCACCAGCCGCAGTCGGAGCCGCAGCCATCATAgaagcaggcacagctccagggagaggaGCCGAGAACGCAGCTCCAAAAAGAG ATCCTCTAAAGAAAGATCTTCCAGAGACAAAGAGCGTTCAAGAGATCGCGATAGAACATCCCGTGATAAAGACAGAAGCTCAAGGGAGAGGTCGCCGCGGGATTTCAAAGACAAGAAACGTTCGTACGAAAGCGCTAACGGCCAGTCAGAAGAGCCGAGGAGCTCAGAGGAGCGTGAAGCAGGGGAGATATAA